The genomic segment TTGCTTTCAGCGCGCAAGCCCAAACATCGCCTCCGGCCCAGGTAGAATGCGATGGCGCAAATCAAATTCTGATTAAAACCTGTTTAGCCAAGCTGGCCCCGCAGGCCGAGCAAGATCGAAAAAATGCAGAAGCCGCAACCCGTGCAATGATGAAAAACCTAGACCGCGCCACCGGCCGCCCCGAAGCATTGCCCGCCTTCAAACAAAGCACCCGGGCCTATGAAGCGTACCGGCAGGCTCATTGT from the Iodobacter fluviatilis genome contains:
- a CDS encoding lysozyme inhibitor LprI family protein codes for the protein MRLIFTLSCALLAFSAQAQTSPPAQVECDGANQILIKTCLAKLAPQAEQDRKNAEAATRAMMKNLDRATGRPEALPAFKQSTRAYEAYRQAHCAWVGKSFAGGSGAGIAELSCRIDSDRARSDELSRFYVQ